GCGCAAGCATTCGCACCGAAAGTCGACCGCACACCCGGAGAACCCGGCTACGACGTCCTCGACTTCAACGGCTTCTACATGATGATCGACAAACGCGACGACATCGGCGACACCAACACAGAACCCGGCCGGATGTTCCTCAATATCGAAACAGACGATGCACGCGCAATTGCGGAGCGGATCGATGCACTCGGAGGAGCCTGGTTCGCCCCGCTCGAAGACCGTGACGGAAGTTGGTTTGCCACCGCGATCGACCCCGATGGCAACTACATTCAGATCATCGAGTTCAGTGAGGTGGCCCGCGCGGAGATGGAGTCGACTATGAGCGAGGACAAGAAATGAGCGCACTAGGAAGCACCAAAGCAATCAGCGGATTTTCTGTCGACGACATCGAAGCAGCGAAAAAATTCTACGGTGAAACCCTTGGACTGAAGGTCACCGACGAGGAAATGGGAATTATCCGCCTACACCTGGCAGGTGGGACCGAAATACTCGTCTACCCCAAGCCGACTCATGAGCCTGCGTCGTACACGATCCTGAATTTCCTCGTGGACGATATCGACAGTGCGGTCGACGAACTGACCGGCCGCGGTGTGGAGTTCGTCAAATACGACGGATTCCCTCAGGAGGAGAACGGCATCATGCGAGGCAACGGACCCGACATCGCCTGGTTCACCGACCCGGCCGGCAACGTGATCTCCGTCCTGAAAGAATCCTGACGCGTCTTCACATCGAACAACTACCCGCTGAACAGTTGCGACTGGCGCTGTTCAGCGGTGTCGGCATTGGAACGTTCCGCCACCGAAGCGGTGCGTTCGGACGCCAATTCCTCTGCCGTTTTTTCGATCTCGGCCGACTCCGTCGCGCTGGAGTCGGAAAACAAATTCGATTCGTACATGTGCCACCCTTGTGATTTTCACCCGCCGCGATTTTCACCCTATTGCCGTAGTAAACAACACCTATCCGGAACGGATGACTCAGCGGTTCGTACACCAGTCTTGCACGCCATCCAACTACCGGAAAAAACGGTATCCACGGGTTGTCATCGAGCCCTCTCCGGAGGAGCGTGGAAAGTGATCGCACAGCGGGAGAAACAAACACGGATCGCGGCCCCACGATTCGCGAAATCCCATGTCGATCGGACTATGTCGATCGGATCATGTCGATCGGATCGGCAAAGGAAGCCAGGGAGGAATCATGTTGGGAATTGCACTCGGTCTCGGCGGAGCCGCGATCGGGATCGGGATCGCCGTACTCGGAGCGGGGATCGGAATCCTGCTCAGCGACGCAACGATCAAGACAGACAGACGTGATCTCACCACGTGACACCACGGTCGCCGACGCTCGCGCACGAACCCGTGCTCGGGCCAGCATCCGCCACCCCGTGCGATGGGTTGGCTCACACCTCGGGCACAGACGCGGCGTCACTGCCGCGGCACCCGAACCTACAAGCACACAAGAGGTACTGGACCGACTCTGCCGGCTTCAGATCAGCACCTGGACTTACGGTTTCGATCACGAATCCGTCCGTCACCTCGGGCCGATGGCGCAAGACTTCGCAGCGGCATTCGGACTGGGCGCGAATGACCGGCACATCGACGCCGTCGACGCCAACGGAGTGTGCATGGCAAGCATCCAAGCGCTGCAGAAACGCATAGCTGCGCTGGAAGCCGAACTAGCCCGCGCCACGGCCGGCGCCGCAGCGGTCTCAGCGCCGCCAACAGAGAAGAAGGGTTCGAATAACAATCAATAACGAAATCGCCGTCTCCTCCTGAGGAAATGCTATTCTCCATTTAGAGAGTTTCATACTCTTGATAGTGACCGCAGGCCGAGAGGGCGAACATGCTGTTGGAGACAACTCCCGACCAAGACTTCTTCCGCGACACCACAGCCCGATTCCTGAGCAGCCAGGTGCCAAGTTCAACTCTGCGACTCCTGCGCGACAACCCAGCGGGATACGACGCCGAGTACTGGCGTCGCGGCGCAGAACTCGGTTGGACCAGTCTGCTCGTGGACGAAGCACACGGCGGCGGAACGATCAGCGAACGCGGACTCGTCGACCTCACCCTTGTCGCGTATGAGTTCGGCCGCACCGCTGCACCTGGCCCACTCACCCCGACCAACGTCGTCGCCGCACTTCTGAGCAACTACTCCAGCGAGGGCACAGACCAAGTACTTGCTCAGCTCCTGTCCGGAACTTCCACCGCAGCATGGTGTTTCACGGAGCCGCAAGCGAACAGCCTCGTGAGCAGCCCACCACTGGAGATTCGCGTCGAGGGCAACGACGTAGTGGTATCCGGCGTCAAACGCCCGGTCGAAGCTGCCCAGACCGCAGATATCCTCCTGGTAACCGGCCAGAGCGGCGATTCCGGCGCGCAAGTCCTGATGCCCGTCAACACAGCGGGCGTGCACGTAAAACCTTTGCGATCAATCGATCTGACACGGCGCTACGCCGAGGTGACGTTCGACAACGTGCGGCTCCCCCGGAGTTCCATGATCGGCGACGCAGCGGATGCAGCACGTGACATCGAGCGTTCACGACAACTCGCGATCGTGCTCAGTTGCGCCGAGTCCGTCGGCGCCATGCACGCCGCCTTCGACCTCACCGTCGCGTGGGCCTTCGACCGATACTCGTTCGGACGCCCACTGGCCTCGTACCAAGAACTCAAACACCGCTTCGCCGATATGAAGACCTGGCTCGAAGCCAGCCACGGTCTTGCCGACGCCGCGGCCGCCGCAGTTGCGGCCGACAGCCCGGACTCCGCTGAACTCACCAGCGCCGCACACGCATACATCGGTGATCGGGGCGGCGAGCTACTTCAGGATTGTGTACAGATCCACGGCGGAATCGGTGTGACATTCGAACACGACCTGCACCTGTTCATGCGGCGAGCCGCGGCGAACCGGTCCAGCTACGGCACTCCCGCCGAGCACCGTCAATTGATCGCCGCCATCGCCATACGTCAGGAGAGCATCCGATGAGCACCCAGACTGTCGTGGACATGGAATCGGTAGAGCACTTCCGCACTCGTGCCCGCGACTGGATCCGCGACAATCTCGGCCCCACCGACCCGAAGGCGAACATCGGCGTCATGCGTGCCGA
The nucleotide sequence above comes from Rhodococcus sp. KBS0724. Encoded proteins:
- a CDS encoding acyl-CoA dehydrogenase family protein yields the protein MLLETTPDQDFFRDTTARFLSSQVPSSTLRLLRDNPAGYDAEYWRRGAELGWTSLLVDEAHGGGTISERGLVDLTLVAYEFGRTAAPGPLTPTNVVAALLSNYSSEGTDQVLAQLLSGTSTAAWCFTEPQANSLVSSPPLEIRVEGNDVVVSGVKRPVEAAQTADILLVTGQSGDSGAQVLMPVNTAGVHVKPLRSIDLTRRYAEVTFDNVRLPRSSMIGDAADAARDIERSRQLAIVLSCAESVGAMHAAFDLTVAWAFDRYSFGRPLASYQELKHRFADMKTWLEASHGLADAAAAAVAADSPDSAELTSAAHAYIGDRGGELLQDCVQIHGGIGVTFEHDLHLFMRRAAANRSSYGTPAEHRQLIAAIAIRQESIR
- a CDS encoding VOC family protein; the encoded protein is MSALGSTKAISGFSVDDIEAAKKFYGETLGLKVTDEEMGIIRLHLAGGTEILVYPKPTHEPASYTILNFLVDDIDSAVDELTGRGVEFVKYDGFPQEENGIMRGNGPDIAWFTDPAGNVISVLKES
- a CDS encoding tail fiber domain-containing protein, with protein sequence MISPRDTTVADARARTRARASIRHPVRWVGSHLGHRRGVTAAAPEPTSTQEVLDRLCRLQISTWTYGFDHESVRHLGPMAQDFAAAFGLGANDRHIDAVDANGVCMASIQALQKRIAALEAELARATAGAAAVSAPPTEKKGSNNNQ